A single region of the Bacteroidota bacterium genome encodes:
- a CDS encoding ABC transporter permease yields MATAVVAMCLAAMLVSVCIAKGFRNEIEDKLMGFSGHIQITRTTNPDIENVEGVAYDDKILDFIRKDPTVKSLQPFIFSPGIIKAGDLIEGIRFKGIDSSFDTGFISNHILEGRFINTKSKEGNEAVISTTTAQRLGLKVGNDLRVYFVGSELKGRKFNIVGIYETGLEDFDKSFAWCGIWVLQKLNGRDSNNADGMEVMLKDIKLISSKTDAIHHALPPDMDAASIRETFPELMDWLDLVGQNVYIVLALMLAVAVISMITAILVLMIERTAMIGTFKSFGSSNFILTQVFMMLAGKLALWGIFWGNLVAFGFIMAQQKFHLITLPQESYYMKYVPVEIDWALVLPINIGTLVVCIVFMLLPSLIINRISPLAALRFK; encoded by the coding sequence ATGGCAACTGCGGTTGTGGCTATGTGTCTAGCGGCCATGCTGGTTTCTGTATGCATTGCAAAAGGTTTTCGTAATGAGATTGAGGATAAGTTGATGGGTTTCTCTGGGCATATTCAAATAACACGTACCACTAACCCCGACATAGAAAACGTGGAAGGGGTTGCCTACGACGATAAGATTTTAGACTTTATTCGCAAAGACCCTACCGTCAAAAGTTTGCAGCCTTTTATATTTAGTCCGGGTATTATAAAGGCGGGCGACCTGATTGAAGGTATCCGTTTTAAAGGTATCGACAGCAGTTTTGATACTGGCTTTATAAGCAATCATATATTAGAAGGTCGATTTATAAATACAAAAAGTAAAGAAGGAAATGAGGCAGTAATTTCGACCACCACAGCACAAAGATTGGGATTAAAAGTGGGAAATGATTTGCGTGTGTATTTTGTAGGGAGTGAACTAAAAGGAAGGAAGTTTAATATAGTAGGCATCTATGAAACAGGTTTGGAAGATTTTGATAAATCCTTTGCCTGGTGCGGCATTTGGGTATTGCAGAAGTTAAATGGGCGTGACAGTAATAATGCTGATGGAATGGAAGTAATGTTGAAAGATATCAAACTTATTTCATCAAAAACAGATGCTATTCACCATGCCTTGCCACCCGATATGGATGCTGCAAGTATTAGAGAAACTTTTCCAGAATTGATGGATTGGCTCGATTTAGTAGGGCAAAATGTATATATAGTTTTGGCCTTGATGTTAGCCGTTGCTGTAATATCTATGATAACCGCTATTTTGGTTTTGATGATAGAACGAACTGCTATGATAGGAACTTTTAAAAGTTTCGGCTCCAGTAATTTTATATTGACCCAAGTATTTATGATGTTAGCAGGCAAACTTGCATTATGGGGAATATTTTGGGGTAACCTCGTTGCCTTTGGTTTTATAATGGCTCAGCAAAAGTTTCATTTGATTACTTTGCCCCAAGAAAGTTATTATATGAAATATGTTCCGGTAGAAATTGATTGGGCTTTGGTGCTTCCCATTAATATTGGCACTTTGGTGGTATGCATTGTATTCATGCTTTTGCCTTCATTAATTATCAATCGAATTTCTCCTTTGGCAGCTTTGAGGTTTAAGTAG
- a CDS encoding cell division protein ZapA codes for MNKIQIKLKIAERLYPLTIEAQDEELVRKIAKVLNEKFAYYNKQYSSADAQDTMVMTAIDAVTSLCKSMDAVPAKVEEQMKHLEKLLA; via the coding sequence GTGAACAAGATTCAAATAAAGCTTAAGATTGCCGAGCGGCTCTACCCGCTTACTATCGAGGCTCAAGATGAAGAACTAGTAAGGAAGATTGCTAAAGTGCTGAACGAAAAATTTGCATATTACAACAAACAATATTCTTCTGCCGATGCACAGGATACCATGGTAATGACCGCCATTGATGCTGTAACATCCCTTTGTAAAAGTATGGACGCAGTGCCAGCAAAGGTAGAAGAACAAATGAAGCACCTTGAGAAACTCCTAGCCTGA
- a CDS encoding GldM family protein, with protein MKRKILHLLLLLISVVSLQISKAQTKVDTTQNAIIAVDNMKVLYTGMENPISVAIPEVGQEFISLRCSDGGDVRMTSFGHYVVVVYPNAPKEISITTLYQGVQKGITNFRVMPMPKAILKVGIAQSGKISKKTIVSLDSIYYEFPSDFIFNGNGYKVSKFIFMCTTKVKDSTGKDATVIIQSAETGAVLSEQLKEVLSKVKNGDLVVFTSIETINPIRPYIWLKEIALVVTD; from the coding sequence ATGAAAAGAAAAATTTTGCATTTACTTTTATTGCTGATTTCTGTAGTAAGCCTCCAGATATCAAAAGCACAAACCAAAGTTGATACTACCCAAAATGCTATTATAGCAGTTGACAATATGAAGGTTTTATATACAGGAATGGAAAACCCCATTTCTGTAGCTATTCCAGAGGTCGGACAGGAGTTTATCAGTCTGCGTTGTTCCGATGGCGGCGATGTGAGGATGACTAGTTTCGGACACTATGTAGTAGTGGTATATCCCAATGCTCCCAAGGAAATTTCTATAACAACTTTATATCAGGGAGTTCAGAAAGGTATTACTAACTTTAGGGTAATGCCCATGCCCAAAGCGATTTTGAAAGTGGGAATTGCACAATCGGGAAAAATATCAAAGAAAACAATTGTGTCACTTGATTCTATCTATTATGAGTTTCCATCAGATTTTATTTTTAATGGAAATGGATATAAAGTTTCTAAATTTATATTTATGTGCACTACCAAAGTGAAAGACTCAACAGGGAAGGATGCTACTGTGATTATCCAATCTGCTGAAACTGGTGCGGTGCTCAGTGAACAATTGAAAGAAGTGCTAAGCAAAGTTAAAAATGGTGATCTCGTAGTTTTCACCAGTATTGAAACTATAAATCCAATCAGACCTTATATTTGGTTGAAGGAAATTGCTTTAGTGGTAACAGATTAA
- the rny gene encoding ribonuclease Y produces MGAIQILLLVSGLAAGSLISYFLLNSGIQKKKAQLLKEAQDKADLYKKNREIEAKEKFITLKAEHEKEIQVRNRKVADTENAIRQQQAEAKGKEQSLKDKIDNIAKREKELDPIKDKLQLQQEAAENKYREADAMFQQQLKHLEKIAGLSVEEARNQLVEGLREEARTKASGIIKEIVDEAKMTAAKDSKRIVLQTIQRTAVEHAVENSVSVFNIDNDEVKGRIIGREGRNIRALEAATGIEIIVDDTPEAIILSGFDPIRREIARLSLHKLVTDGRIHPARIEEVVEKTTKQINNEIIEIGERTCIDMGVHGLHPELIRMVGRMRYRSSYGQNLLQHSREVANLCATMAAEMGLNTKLAKRAGLLHDIGKVPDDDPETPHALLGMKLAEKYKEHPEVVNAIGAHHDEIEMTSLLSPIVQACDAISGSRPGARREDTEQYTKRLKDLEGLAMSYKGVEKAFAIQAGRELRVIVEAERVSDEKADTLAFDISQKIMTDMVYPGQIKVTVIREKRSVSFAK; encoded by the coding sequence ATGGGTGCCATACAAATTTTACTTTTAGTATCTGGTTTAGCAGCGGGAAGCTTGATTTCCTACTTCCTACTAAATTCTGGGATACAAAAAAAGAAGGCTCAGTTGCTTAAAGAAGCACAAGACAAAGCCGACCTCTACAAAAAGAATCGTGAGATTGAAGCCAAAGAAAAGTTTATTACGCTAAAAGCCGAGCACGAAAAGGAAATTCAAGTACGAAACCGCAAAGTTGCTGACACTGAAAATGCAATTCGTCAGCAACAAGCTGAAGCCAAAGGCAAAGAGCAATCGTTAAAAGACAAGATTGACAATATTGCCAAACGCGAAAAGGAACTTGACCCCATCAAGGACAAGTTGCAATTGCAACAAGAAGCTGCGGAAAATAAATACCGTGAGGCTGATGCGATGTTCCAACAACAACTTAAGCACCTCGAAAAAATTGCGGGTCTTAGTGTAGAAGAAGCACGCAACCAATTGGTAGAAGGCTTGCGAGAAGAAGCCCGTACCAAAGCAAGTGGTATTATAAAAGAGATCGTAGACGAAGCCAAAATGACTGCGGCCAAAGACTCAAAACGTATTGTATTGCAAACTATTCAACGTACTGCTGTGGAGCATGCGGTTGAAAATTCAGTATCGGTATTTAATATTGATAATGATGAAGTGAAAGGTAGAATTATTGGTCGCGAAGGCCGTAATATCAGGGCACTGGAGGCAGCAACTGGAATTGAAATTATTGTGGATGATACCCCAGAAGCTATTATACTTTCAGGCTTTGACCCGATTCGCCGTGAAATTGCTCGCTTGTCATTACACAAATTGGTAACCGACGGACGTATACATCCTGCTCGTATTGAAGAAGTAGTTGAAAAAACCACCAAACAAATTAATAATGAAATTATAGAGATAGGCGAACGCACTTGTATTGATATGGGTGTGCATGGTTTGCATCCTGAATTAATTCGTATGGTTGGTCGTATGAGATATCGTTCCAGCTACGGACAAAACTTATTACAGCACAGTCGTGAAGTGGCAAACCTTTGTGCTACGATGGCAGCAGAGATGGGACTTAATACCAAACTTGCCAAACGTGCTGGACTATTACATGATATAGGTAAAGTGCCCGATGATGATCCAGAAACACCGCATGCTTTGTTAGGTATGAAGCTGGCCGAGAAATATAAAGAACATCCCGAAGTGGTGAATGCGATTGGAGCCCATCACGATGAAATAGAAATGACTTCATTATTATCGCCTATTGTTCAAGCTTGCGATGCTATAAGCGGTTCAAGACCAGGAGCACGACGTGAAGATACTGAGCAATATACTAAACGATTGAAAGACTTGGAAGGCTTGGCTATGTCATACAAAGGTGTAGAAAAAGCATTTGCTATACAAGCGGGACGTGAGCTAAGGGTAATAGTGGAAGCTGAACGCGTGAGTGATGAAAAAGCAGATACTTTAGCGTTTGATATCAGTCAAAAAATTATGACGGATATGGTTTATCCAGGTCAAATTAAAGTTACCGTGATACGCGAAAAACGATCAGTGAGTTTTGCTAAATAG